Part of the Candidatus Brocadia sinica JPN1 genome, CATTCTGTATGTCCGTCTGCACGAAAGGCATAAAACTTGGCATCCTCTGAACCTATGTAAATGTTCCCGTTGGGAGCGATCAGGGGAGAGGCATCTAAGAGGTACCGGGTGCCAAAACTCCAAACAGCCTTACCTTCTGGTTTCATGGCAAATAAATAATAGTCCCCGGAACCAAAATAGATCATACCATCAGGGGCAATGGCAGGTGACGAGACCACGTGATCGGCGGTCTTTTGCGTCCATTTTAATTTGCCGTCCTGGGTAATGGCGTGAAGTTTTTTATCCCAGGACCCGACATAGATCGTGCCATCAGGTGCAATTGCCGGAGAGGAAATGATACCGCCTTCGGATTTATATTTCCAAAGGATACTACCATCAGGATTCAATGCATAAAGATGGCTATCCCAGGATCCAAAGAGAATCGTGCCGTCCTTTCTGATGGCAGGTGATGAATCAACCTCATTCTGTGTTTCGAATACCCATTTAAGTTTACCATTTCGTGTAACGGCATATAGTTTTTTATCTTTGGAGCCAAAGTAAATTGTGCCATCTTCCCCAATAGCCGGAGAAGAGGCAATGGGTCCTTGGGTTTGGAATGTCCACTTTAGAACGGGCTTTTGAATGCTCACATAAGGGCTTCTTCCTGTGTGCTGTATGTCGTGCCTGAACATAGGCCATGGGGTATCGGCAAGTTGTGCGTTAAGGGTGGTCGGTAGAAAGATGAGAGGAAAGAAAAGTACAAATAGCCGGGAGGCAAAAACCTTGATGTGCTGTTTTACCATGCTGAGTTCCTTTTTTGAAAAAATGATTTGCTATTTCTGATAAATACTATTAGAGTACTCCTTTCGTTGATGGGATATCTTTTATGCGTGCGTCTATCCGGACAGCATCTCCTAGCGCCTTGGCAAGTCCCTTAAATATTGCTTCAGCTATGTGGTGAGCATTGCTGCCATAGGGGACATTCACGTGCAGGTTAATGCCTGCATTTGTACTAAAGGCCTCCAGAAATTCTTCAATAAGCTCTACATCGAAATTCCCTATTTTTTCCGTATGGAAGGTAACGTTAAAGACCAGTGCTGGTCTGCCACTGATGTCTACTGCGATATGGGCAAGGGCTTCCTGCATAGGGACGCTTGAGTTTGAGAAACGCCGAATCCCCTTTTTGTCACCCAAAGCCTCTTTTATTCCCTGGCCAAAACATATCCCCACGTCTTCTACCGTATGATGATCGTCCACAATGCGGTCTCCGTTTGCATGAATAGTCAAGTCGAACAGTCCATGTTTGGTGAGTAGATCAAGCATATGATCCAGGAAACCAACGCCAGTAGAAATATGGCTATTTCCATCCCCATCAAGAGTAAGGGTCAATTCGATCTGTGTTTCTTTGGTTTTTCTATGAATCGTGGCTGTCCTTTTTGTCATCTGAATTGCACGGATGTGGATACCGTGTCCTTGTCTAATGATAACAGGTAGGCACTGTTTTTGAATGCGTCGTACCTACAAGTTCTTTTAGATGTTTCAGCAAGATATCGATTTCTTCTCTTGTCCCAATCGTAATGCGCAGGCAGTCATCCAGCCGTCTCAGATTGAAGTATCGTACCAGTATCTTTCGTGCCTTCAATGTTTGATATAAGGTGTGTGCAGAGACTCCTTTCATGCACCGTGCCAGCACAAAGTTAGTTTGGGAAGGATATACAAAAAAACCCATCTCCTGTAAGGATTTTGTAAGGTAGCGTCTTGTTTCCTTTATCTTTTCAGTGTGAGCCTTCATGCTTTTTTGGTCATCCAGTGCTGCAATTACTGCCGCAATGCTGAGTCGGTCAACGTTATACGAATCCTTCACCTTCATCAACCCTTGAATAAGAGGTTCTTGCGCAATGCAAAAACCCAGCCTGATGCCTGCCAGTGAATATGATTTTGACAGTGTGCGCAGGATAAGGATATTGTCGTGTTGTTTGATCAGGGAGAGACAATTATCGTCTGCAAAATCAGCGTATGCCTCGTCAACGACGAGCACACCATCTATCTTGGAGGCAATCTTTGATATTTTGCCTGGTGAGATCATAGTTCCCGACGGAGAATTCGGATTTGCGATAAATGTAACCTTTGCACCTTCTACGATAAAATCTTCAGGAAGAGAATAACCCTCCGTGAAATCGACAGCACAGGCAACCCCATCCTGCAGTTCTGCAAGTGTTTTGTAGAGCATATAAGAAGGGTAAGGAAAAACGACCTTATCGCCTTCGCCTGCAAAGCTCCGTATAATTATGGATAGCAGGTCATCGGAACCGTTTCCCGTCATGACACATTCCGGTCTTGTACCTAATATTTCAGCAATTTTTGTCCTTGCTGCTGTTGCAACCGGATCGGGGTAAAGACGCAGGTTTTCGTTTATCGCCTCTTTAATGGCATTTAGCACCCCTGAAGAGGGTGGGTATGGATTTTCGTTTGTGTTGAGTTTTATGTAAATACCGTCTTTGGGTTGCTCTCCCGGTGTATAACCGGACATTCTTTCAATGTTGGTTCTAAAATAACTCAACGGCATGCTCCTTTAAGATATTTTGGAAAATTTACGAATTGCGATTTTCGATGGGAAAAAATCGTAATTCTAAAATCCGGACCTGGAATTTAGTCTGATTTGAACAGACCGTGTGTGCGCATCCAAACCTTCAGCTCCTGAAATTTCAGCCAAATCATTATATGCAGTCTTGAGTGCCGACCTGGAATACGTTATTACACTAGACCTTTTCAGGAAATCATTTACCGATAATCCGGATGAAAAACGTGCTGTCCCACTCGTTGGAAGTACATGTGAGGGTCCCGCAATATAATCTCCCAGTGCAACTGGGGTGTATGATCCCAAAAAGATTGCCCCAGCATGTTTAATATTACAAAGCAGCGCCCTCGGGTTCTGTGTCATAATCTGTAAGTGCTCTGGAGCCAAT contains:
- a CDS encoding PQQ-binding-like beta-propeller repeat protein, whose protein sequence is MVKQHIKVFASRLFVLFFPLIFLPTTLNAQLADTPWPMFRHDIQHTGRSPYVSIQKPVLKWTFQTQGPIASSPAIGEDGTIYFGSKDKKLYAVTRNGKLKWVFETQNEVDSSPAIRKDGTILFGSWDSHLYALNPDGSILWKYKSEGGIISSPAIAPDGTIYVGSWDKKLHAITQDGKLKWTQKTADHVVSSPAIAPDGMIYFGSGDYYLFAMKPEGKAVWSFGTRYLLDASPLIAPNGNIYIGSEDAKFYAFRADGHTEWTFDTKYDIDSSAAIDTEGTIYFGSGDNNLYAFTSSGKLKWSFETGSSVHSSPAVGSDGTIYVGSRDKKLYALNSNGSLKWLFETGCAIESSPAIDADGTIYIGSNDGKLYAIGEAFQQ
- the hisB gene encoding imidazoleglycerol-phosphate dehydratase HisB → MTKRTATIHRKTKETQIELTLTLDGDGNSHISTGVGFLDHMLDLLTKHGLFDLTIHANGDRIVDDHHTVEDVGICFGQGIKEALGDKKGIRRFSNSSVPMQEALAHIAVDISGRPALVFNVTFHTEKIGNFDVELIEEFLEAFSTNAGINLHVNVPYGSNAHHIAEAIFKGLAKALGDAVRIDARIKDIPSTKGVL
- the hisC gene encoding histidinol-phosphate transaminase; amino-acid sequence: MSYFRTNIERMSGYTPGEQPKDGIYIKLNTNENPYPPSSGVLNAIKEAINENLRLYPDPVATAARTKIAEILGTRPECVMTGNGSDDLLSIIIRSFAGEGDKVVFPYPSYMLYKTLAELQDGVACAVDFTEGYSLPEDFIVEGAKVTFIANPNSPSGTMISPGKISKIASKIDGVLVVDEAYADFADDNCLSLIKQHDNILILRTLSKSYSLAGIRLGFCIAQEPLIQGLMKVKDSYNVDRLSIAAVIAALDDQKSMKAHTEKIKETRRYLTKSLQEMGFFVYPSQTNFVLARCMKGVSAHTLYQTLKARKILVRYFNLRRLDDCLRITIGTREEIDILLKHLKELVGTTHSKTVPTCYH